Proteins encoded within one genomic window of Amorphoplanes friuliensis DSM 7358:
- a CDS encoding DJ-1/PfpI family protein: MTNVAVLVPPSNGRARLSTYRAVFGGPVFDLSFAAGGLPFAGQDLLARADILAVAPLARGARDNGAEVAEALRDAARRNCRILAVGEAVLTLAAAGLLDGRAASTCPAHADELRRRFPRVRIAPGVRYVDDDPIFTAADGPAGLDLCLHLVRKYHGAAAAAAIARTL; the protein is encoded by the coding sequence ATGACCAACGTTGCGGTGCTGGTGCCGCCGAGCAACGGACGGGCGCGGCTGTCGACGTACCGTGCCGTTTTCGGCGGCCCGGTCTTCGACCTGTCGTTCGCCGCCGGTGGCCTGCCGTTCGCCGGGCAGGATCTGCTCGCCCGGGCCGACATCCTGGCCGTGGCGCCGCTGGCCCGCGGTGCCCGTGACAACGGCGCGGAGGTCGCCGAGGCGCTGCGGGACGCCGCCCGCCGCAACTGCCGCATCCTGGCGGTGGGGGAGGCGGTGCTCACCCTGGCCGCCGCCGGGCTGCTCGACGGGCGGGCGGCCTCCACGTGTCCCGCGCACGCCGACGAGCTGCGGCGGCGCTTCCCGCGCGTCCGCATCGCTCCCGGTGTGCGGTACGTCGACGACGACCCGATCTTCACGGCGGCCGACGGGCCGGCCGGTCTGGACCTGTGCCTGCATCTGGTCCGCAAGTACCACGGCGCGGCCGCGGCCGCGGCGATCGCCCGAACCCTGTAA
- a CDS encoding SGNH/GDSL hydrolase family protein yields the protein MNRRKLLGLGGAAAVSAATVHHGRPRPTRAWLHTWVSMPQLTEPGNLPPAPFTADGVVLADTTLRQTVQTSIAGSSVRLRFSNAFGGAVLPITGVTVALPLGGRAGVSAIEPGSARPVTFSGRTSVSVPVGAQVVSDPVDLDLPALTNLTVTAYLATGQASTAITSHPGSRTTSHLLRGDHRGDDDLPGATPVDHWYFLSGVEVRTTGTATVILGDSLTDGRGSTTNGNDRWPDVLKARLRDVAVLNQAAGGNRVLQDGLGPNVLARLDRDVLALGGADRLIVFEGVNDIGTGAAAEDLIAAYDQIVTRAHARSFEVYGATITPFGGNTGYDDPEGVREGIRRTVNDWIRRSRRFDAVLDFDAAVRDPAAPRNLLPAYDTGDHLHLNPAGYRAIAAAVPDRLFRP from the coding sequence ATGAACCGCAGAAAGCTCCTCGGCCTCGGCGGTGCGGCAGCCGTCTCCGCCGCCACGGTCCATCACGGCCGGCCGCGTCCCACCCGGGCCTGGCTGCACACCTGGGTGTCGATGCCGCAGCTGACCGAGCCCGGCAACCTGCCACCGGCGCCGTTCACCGCCGACGGTGTGGTGCTGGCCGACACCACCCTGCGGCAGACCGTGCAGACCTCGATCGCGGGGTCGTCGGTCCGGCTCCGCTTCTCGAACGCCTTCGGTGGCGCGGTCCTGCCCATCACCGGCGTGACCGTGGCGCTGCCGCTCGGCGGGCGGGCCGGAGTCAGCGCGATCGAGCCGGGGTCGGCGCGACCGGTCACCTTCTCGGGCCGGACGTCGGTCTCGGTGCCGGTCGGCGCCCAGGTCGTCTCCGACCCGGTCGACCTCGACCTGCCCGCCCTGACCAACCTCACCGTCACCGCCTACCTGGCCACCGGGCAGGCGTCGACGGCGATCACCTCGCACCCCGGCTCGCGGACGACCTCGCACCTGCTGCGCGGTGACCACCGAGGCGACGACGACCTGCCGGGGGCCACACCGGTCGACCACTGGTACTTCCTCAGCGGTGTCGAGGTCCGCACGACCGGCACGGCAACCGTGATCCTCGGCGACTCGCTGACCGACGGCCGGGGCTCCACCACCAACGGCAACGACCGCTGGCCGGACGTCCTCAAGGCACGGCTGCGCGACGTCGCGGTCCTCAACCAGGCGGCCGGTGGCAACCGGGTGCTCCAGGACGGTCTCGGCCCGAACGTCCTGGCCCGCCTGGACCGGGACGTGCTCGCCCTGGGCGGCGCCGACCGGCTGATCGTCTTCGAGGGCGTCAACGACATCGGTACGGGCGCAGCCGCCGAGGACCTGATCGCGGCGTACGACCAGATCGTCACGCGGGCCCACGCGCGGAGCTTCGAGGTGTACGGCGCGACGATCACCCCGTTCGGTGGCAACACGGGGTACGACGACCCGGAGGGTGTGCGCGAGGGCATCCGCCGGACGGTCAACGACTGGATCCGGCGCTCACGACGCTTCGACGCCGTCCTCGACTTCGACGCCGCCGTTCGTGACCCGGCCGCACCCCGGAACCTGCTCCCGGCGTACGACACGGGTGACCACCTGCACCTCAATCCGGCCGGCTACCGGGCGATCGCCGCGGCCGTACCCGATCGGTTGTTCCGCCCGTGA
- a CDS encoding glycosyl hydrolase 115 family protein translates to MKALLALVALVAPLFVAAPAGAHGVPDDALASAERGNYVSALPGRGRFPVVAGGRAAPLVVSTGDHAGVIRVLDDLQADIKAVTGVTPVVAHDRIPGGRDPVLVGTVGKSPLIDRLVATGKLDVRGLAGKWETTVQQIVDHPLPGVRRAFVIAGSDQRGTIYGAYDLSKRLGVSPWKFWDDVPVRHQDAVYVLPGRHTQGTPAVKYRGFFINDENPATGTWAPGYFGPGKAPGYPGGLNAQYYAQVFETMLRLRANYLWPAVWGRAFAEDDPQNHATASFYGVVMGTSHEAPMMRGIEEWNRHPAGTGEWSFRRNPDAIKAYWRDGAQRMADQKIEGVVTLGMRGNGDVSLPDGDGIDLMSSIIDTQRQILRDTGLIGAPQVQTLYKEVQRYWDEGYRPPDDVTVVFCDDNWGNLRKLPDASLPARSGGYGMYYHFDYVGGGRNYKWVDTVNLTNTWEQLNLAYRSGVDRLWMVNVGDLKNEELPTQFFLDYAWNPNAWPVEKLGEWERQYAAQNFGPKLAGPIAEVLADYGHLQSRRKPELLNRRITKDDETGVITYDDEASPFSLTDYGELDRVTAQWQALAARAERIKAAIPAAWQDAYFQLVWYQVKGTANLYALRRAEFTNILYAGQGRASTNDLADVAEARFADDQALNAHYNTALAGGKWKNWQLQPKIGYGNVARYGPNAPWQQPEQDNVALPDEIYPYLKRIEVPAGAELGVALDGGDPVTLPAFSPYQAQPAQYVDVFNKGAAPFAYRITPSVPWVHVTPAAGQVSKEVRATVRVDWSRAPKGRTTVPITVTGPGGSRVVVQAPIDNPVLKPKGFVEANGYVAMEADHYTRKVGDWKLLPGIGKTGNGLTPLGGTGARLEYAMTLTSTGPVEVTAVLSPRNNVRPTDGLKYAVSIDGDTPQTVNVTTATGANDTTMNKQWERNTSDNVNVTTTTHTVGSAGTHTLKFWMVDPTVIVQRLVVDTGGVKYSYLGPPESRRAGR, encoded by the coding sequence ATGAAGGCCCTTCTTGCCCTCGTGGCGCTCGTCGCACCGCTGTTCGTGGCGGCGCCGGCGGGTGCTCACGGCGTACCGGATGATGCTCTTGCCTCGGCGGAGCGCGGCAACTACGTCTCCGCGCTGCCCGGCCGCGGCCGTTTCCCCGTCGTGGCCGGCGGGCGTGCGGCGCCCCTGGTGGTCAGCACCGGCGACCACGCGGGGGTGATCCGGGTGCTCGACGATCTGCAGGCCGACATCAAGGCGGTCACCGGGGTGACGCCGGTCGTCGCCCACGACCGCATCCCCGGCGGGCGTGACCCCGTGCTGGTCGGCACCGTCGGCAAGAGCCCGCTGATCGACCGGCTCGTCGCCACCGGGAAGCTCGACGTGCGCGGTCTGGCCGGCAAGTGGGAGACCACGGTGCAGCAGATCGTGGACCACCCGCTGCCGGGTGTACGCCGCGCGTTTGTCATCGCCGGCAGCGACCAGCGCGGCACGATCTACGGCGCCTACGACCTGTCCAAGCGGCTCGGCGTCTCACCCTGGAAGTTCTGGGACGACGTGCCGGTGCGCCACCAGGACGCCGTCTACGTGCTGCCCGGGCGGCACACACAGGGCACACCCGCGGTGAAGTACCGCGGCTTCTTCATCAACGACGAGAACCCCGCGACCGGCACCTGGGCGCCCGGGTACTTCGGCCCCGGCAAGGCACCCGGCTACCCCGGTGGCCTGAACGCGCAGTACTACGCGCAGGTCTTCGAGACGATGCTGCGGCTGCGCGCCAACTACCTGTGGCCGGCGGTCTGGGGCCGGGCGTTCGCCGAGGACGACCCGCAGAACCACGCCACCGCCTCGTTCTACGGCGTGGTCATGGGCACCTCCCACGAGGCGCCGATGATGCGCGGCATCGAGGAGTGGAACAGGCACCCTGCCGGTACGGGCGAGTGGAGCTTCCGCCGCAACCCCGACGCGATCAAGGCGTACTGGCGGGACGGCGCCCAGCGGATGGCCGACCAGAAGATCGAGGGTGTCGTCACGCTCGGCATGCGCGGCAACGGCGACGTCAGCCTCCCCGACGGCGACGGCATCGACCTGATGAGCTCGATCATCGACACCCAGCGGCAGATCCTGCGCGACACCGGACTGATCGGCGCGCCCCAGGTGCAGACGCTCTACAAGGAGGTCCAGCGCTACTGGGACGAGGGCTACCGGCCGCCGGACGACGTGACCGTGGTCTTCTGCGACGACAACTGGGGCAACCTGCGCAAGCTCCCGGACGCGTCGCTCCCGGCCCGCAGCGGTGGCTACGGCATGTACTACCACTTCGACTACGTCGGTGGCGGCCGCAACTACAAGTGGGTCGACACCGTCAACCTGACGAACACGTGGGAGCAGCTCAACCTCGCGTACCGGTCGGGGGTCGACCGGTTGTGGATGGTGAACGTCGGCGACCTCAAGAACGAGGAGCTGCCGACGCAGTTCTTCCTCGACTACGCCTGGAACCCGAACGCCTGGCCCGTCGAGAAGCTCGGGGAGTGGGAGCGGCAGTACGCCGCCCAGAACTTCGGCCCGAAGCTCGCCGGCCCGATCGCCGAGGTGCTCGCCGACTACGGCCACCTGCAGTCGCGCCGCAAGCCCGAGCTGCTCAACCGCCGCATCACCAAGGACGACGAGACCGGCGTGATCACCTACGACGACGAGGCGAGCCCGTTCAGCCTCACCGATTACGGCGAACTCGACCGCGTCACCGCGCAGTGGCAGGCCCTCGCCGCCCGCGCCGAACGCATCAAGGCGGCGATCCCGGCGGCCTGGCAGGACGCTTACTTCCAGCTCGTCTGGTACCAGGTCAAGGGCACGGCCAACCTGTACGCGCTGCGCCGCGCCGAGTTCACCAACATCCTGTACGCCGGACAGGGCCGCGCCTCCACCAACGACCTGGCCGACGTGGCCGAGGCACGCTTCGCCGACGACCAGGCACTCAACGCGCACTACAACACCGCACTGGCCGGCGGGAAGTGGAAGAACTGGCAGCTCCAGCCCAAGATCGGGTACGGGAACGTGGCCCGCTACGGCCCGAACGCGCCGTGGCAGCAGCCGGAGCAGGACAACGTCGCCCTGCCCGACGAGATCTACCCGTACCTGAAGCGCATCGAGGTGCCCGCGGGTGCCGAGCTGGGTGTGGCGCTGGACGGGGGCGATCCGGTGACGTTGCCGGCGTTCAGCCCGTACCAGGCGCAGCCCGCGCAGTACGTCGACGTGTTCAACAAGGGTGCGGCGCCGTTCGCGTACAGGATCACGCCTTCGGTGCCGTGGGTGCACGTCACCCCGGCGGCCGGGCAGGTGAGCAAGGAGGTCCGGGCGACCGTCCGCGTCGACTGGTCCCGGGCGCCGAAGGGGCGGACGACCGTCCCGATCACGGTGACCGGTCCCGGCGGCTCCCGCGTGGTGGTGCAGGCGCCGATCGACAACCCGGTGCTGAAGCCGAAGGGCTTCGTCGAGGCCAACGGATACGTCGCGATGGAGGCCGACCACTACACCCGCAAGGTCGGCGACTGGAAGCTGCTGCCCGGCATCGGCAAGACCGGCAACGGCCTGACACCGCTGGGCGGCACCGGCGCCCGCCTCGAATACGCGATGACGCTGACCAGCACCGGCCCGGTCGAGGTCACCGCCGTCCTGTCACCGCGCAACAACGTCCGGCCCACCGACGGCCTCAAGTACGCGGTCTCGATCGACGGTGACACGCCGCAGACGGTGAACGTCACGACGGCCACCGGTGCCAACGACACGACGATGAACAAGCAGTGGGAGCGCAACACCTCCGACAACGTCAACGTCACGACCACCACCCACACCGTCGGATCAGCCGGTACGCACACGCTGAAGTTCTGGATGGTGGACCCGACCGTCATCGTGCAGCGCCTCGTCGTCGACACCGGGGGCGTCAAGTACAGCTACCTCGGACCGCCCGAGAGCCGGAGGGCGGGCCGATGA